CTCTTTGCTGCACGCAGATGGGGGAACGGAACAGGTATATACAACTATGAAGCAGAAGCACAGACTATATTGGATGCGATGCTACACCAGTCAGACGACGGTGTTGGATATAATTTAATCAATAAAAACACTAATCAGGTTGTTTTCTGCCCAAGTGCAGGAAATTATGATTTTACAGATCCGTCCTATCATCTCCCTGCATTCTATGAATTATGGGCATTATGGGGACCTGAAAGAGACAGAGCTACTTGGAGTACGGTAGCTGCTAAGAGCAGAGAATTCTTCAAAAAGTCTACTAATTCTACAACAGGACTTAACCCTGACTATGCAAATTTTGATGGTTCAGCAAAAGAAGTTTCATGGAGTTCAGGTCATGGAGATTTCAGATTTGATGCATGGAGAGTTATTCAAAATTCTTGCGTAGACTATGCTTGGTGGCAAAAAGACAGCTGGCCTTCAACTACTTTCGCACCTAAAATACAGGCTTTCTTCAAAAACCAAGGTTTATCCTCTTACGGTAACCAGTATACACTATCAGGTTCAAAGCTGAGCAGTGATCATTCTCCGGGATTGGTAGCTATGAATGCCGTAACATCTTTAGCACAAGATGCAACAACTGCTAAGCCTTTTGTTGATGAATTATGGAATACTGCTGTTCCATCAGGTCAATACCGTTACTACGATGGAATGCTTTATATGCTTGGAATGCTTCATGTAAGCGGAGAATTTAAGATATGGGGTGCAGTACCTACAGAGCCTACGGTAACACGTGGTGATATTAACAATGATACTGTTATCGATTCTGTTGACTTTGCATTGCTCAAATCTTATCTCCTGGGTAAGACAACTACATTGCCTAATATGGAAGCAGCAGACACAAATGGTGACGGTACTGTTGACGCAATGGATTTTGCTGTATTAAAGCAATATCTTTTAGGTATAGTTAAAACTCTATAACACCTTAACGTATTATTTTTATACAGGGCAGAGCCGTTACGGGTCTGCCCTGTAATTTTTGTGTTAATACTGCTTATTTGACAGACTTGGTGTAGTAAATTAAACTAAAAACTAGATTTAGTTTAATTCACTACAACGAGGTAATATAATGGATGAAATTAAGATATTTGATGCAGAATTACGATTTATGAACATTATCTGGAACAATGAACCTATAAAAAGCACCGAGTTGGTTAGTATTGCAAGTGAGGAACTGGGATGGAAAAAATCAACTACATATACAGTAATAAGAAGGCTTTGCGAGAGAGGTATAATAAAAAATAAAAACACAAAGATACAATCACTGATAAAGCGAGAGCAGGTAATGAGGTCCGAAACACAGGAGCATATAGAGAAGATTTATTCCGGCTCACTAAAGCTTTTTTTTACTACCTTCTTAAAAAGAAAAAAATTAAGCAAGGACGAAGTAGAAGAACTCAAAAAGATTGTTGATGAAAATAGTTAAATCATACAATTTTTTTATTGTAAAATTCACGGAATTTCATTGAATCATCAATATAAGTTATTTCTCTGCTAAAATTATTTTCGAATAACGCATTTTGAAAATTTGTTATTTTTTTAAAACTTGATTTAATGAACTTTGAATTTAAAAATAAAGAATCATTAAGATTTGTTCCGGCAAAAATTGATTGGAAGAAATTTGCATTGTCCAACTTTGTGTTACTTAAATCCGTACCGCCAAGATTAGCAGCTAAAAAATTAACATTTTTTAATTCAGATTTGCAGAATACAGTACCGTAAAGCTTAGCATTGGAATAGTCGGTATTTATTTGTTTAGTGTTCTCAAAAAAACAATGTTTGAGTTCACTATC
This region of Clostridium sp. BNL1100 genomic DNA includes:
- a CDS encoding BlaI/MecI/CopY family transcriptional regulator, whose product is MDEIKIFDAELRFMNIIWNNEPIKSTELVSIASEELGWKKSTTYTVIRRLCERGIIKNKNTKIQSLIKREQVMRSETQEHIEKIYSGSLKLFFTTFLKRKKLSKDEVEELKKIVDENS
- a CDS encoding glycosyl hydrolase family 8; its protein translation is MKKFFACLLVLAMIVSIIPIDIASAATGGYYATGTYRNVFVETGRTEAQVQDKLATMFDKFFKGDTNNQRLFYESGTDEAYIRDTGNGDVRSEGMSYGMMVCVQMDKKKEFDMLWKWARNHMYQTSGQFKGFFAWQCNYSGGIIDSTPASDGDEYFAMALLFAARRWGNGTGIYNYEAEAQTILDAMLHQSDDGVGYNLINKNTNQVVFCPSAGNYDFTDPSYHLPAFYELWALWGPERDRATWSTVAAKSREFFKKSTNSTTGLNPDYANFDGSAKEVSWSSGHGDFRFDAWRVIQNSCVDYAWWQKDSWPSTTFAPKIQAFFKNQGLSSYGNQYTLSGSKLSSDHSPGLVAMNAVTSLAQDATTAKPFVDELWNTAVPSGQYRYYDGMLYMLGMLHVSGEFKIWGAVPTEPTVTRGDINNDTVIDSVDFALLKSYLLGKTTTLPNMEAADTNGDGTVDAMDFAVLKQYLLGIVKTL